Genomic window (Magnolia sinica isolate HGM2019 chromosome 6, MsV1, whole genome shotgun sequence):
CACACAGGCCCTGCAAATTCAGAAGCTCGCTTCGAAATAGGGACTGTATCGAGGGTAAAGACGTTATGGTGCTGTCATCTCTCATTGGCAACAACCACTTGATGCTACTGTTCCTGATCCTACATATCTGCAAGCGTTGCAAGCGAGAGAGGCCAGGTAAGCTTGACGGATCACATCCATGCATCTCTAACTTGACAATACTATCAGGAAGCACTAAGGAATTACAACCAACAACATTTCTCTCTTCAGCAGATAAAACATAAAGCTCTTTGAGGTTGACCAATCATTCCATCCCATCTGGTACTTCTTTGATACAAGTATCAGAAAGGTTCAAAATTCTTAGACGCTCGAGCTTTGCTGAGGACGGCACCTCCCTTAATCTCATACAACCATTTAATAAGAGCGCATGTAGGTTCTTCAAGTTTGAAACTGATTCTGGCACATACTCAATTTGAGTGTAAGAGAGGTCGAGAACTCTGAGGCTGTTCATGCTATTGAAGAAGCAATGAGAAATGTTGCCTGAGAGAGGGTTCATTTGCAGGAACACTGTGGAGAGTTTTGGGCAGTTCGGTTTGCCTGAAAGCATTTCAATTTCACTTCTCATGAATGATATTTTCTCAGCCTCTTCAGTAAATTCTTCAACACCAATTGATCCCTTTATTTCGATACCAGTCTTGACCATGAACCGAGGGCTCTTCCTTGTAATGCTGATGGCCAAATCTCTTATTAAATCATGCATTACTGGAGGACCATTAATATACTTCCTTaccaacatacatacatcatcagTCCATTCAATATTGTGTGGCCTTTGTTGACTTCCTTTTCCGAGTCTCCCATATCATCTATCAATCCTTCTGCCATCCAATAACTAACCAGCTCCTCAGTAGAGAATTCATAGTCCTCGGGAAATAAAGCACAATACAAGAAGCAAGATTGAATACTCTCAGATTTCAGTCTATCAtaactaaatttcaaaattggAAAAACTTCATCATTCATGCCTTCTATCTCTGTCGTTGAGCATTTTAACTCCTCTAATGCATTTCTCCATTCTCTAACGTCATCATTTTCTCTCATTGCACTTGCTGCTGTAATGATTCCAAGCGGCAAACTACCACATTCTTCAGTCACAAGTTTCACAATCTGTTCTACTTCTGGAGAAAGCACCACATCAGCCCCAAGCTTGCACTTGAACAATTCCCATGTTTCTTATCTCGAAAGAACCTTTACTTCAAACTTTCGTTGGCAATTCATGACTCGGTAAACATTTTTTGACCGAGTAGTCAACACTACTTTGTATGCATTGCCTTCAAAAATCCTTTTTAAAGGGAAATGGTTTCCACATATCATCTAAGAGGATGCAGAACTTCTTCCTACGCTTCAGAGCCTGAAATAATTTCATTGAGCTTCTCATTCGATCCTCTTCATAGGAAAGTTTCAATCCTATTGATCGTGCAATACCTTTTTTGTAGTCTCTCAATATTAGCATCGTGAGACACGGCTACCCAAATGGTAATGCCAAATATTCCAGCACTCTGTATTCTATTGTGGATGTGGGTCATGATGATCGTCTTGCCCACGCCCCCCATGCTACAGACACCAATAGTTCTGACCTCATTATCCATCAAGGACTCCCAAATCTTTTCCAAATTTCTTTCAGTTGTCGTTCTTCCTACTAGTTTTGTTGTGGGCATACTTCCCATTTCAGGTAATAGATCGCCAAATAACCCTTCTGAAAATCGACCTTTCTCCCTAGTCTTCACCACCTCTTCAATTTTCTCTATGACAAGCTTTCCCAATGCTACAcgtgagcgtaagaaatctctCCCTACTTTATAATCCTCTTCTATTGTGGTCATTTGGCTTGTAATCCTTTTCACATTTTCCATGCATTACCTCCACCGTGTTCAGTTCAATCTTTACATTGGATGCCCAGGTTCTTAACTCTTGCATTTGGGTTTTCAAAACATCAAGATTCTCTTTAAGGTTACTAGCGTAGTTGTATTGATCCCATGCATTCTTGGCAGTCTCTTAGATGAATTCCATAGCCACTCCTGCAATAGcaatttagaaatttaaaattaacaattattgagcttaaaaaataaataagttagggtgtgtttggttgcaccacatttcatgaaatttgtactgatcatagtttaaaaacccaGAAACTCGACTAGACTCAATGTTAATAGGGTTGGGTGAATCAACTAGGAGACTCAATCCAACTTGACTCggaatttaataattataaaattgtTATATTTATAATTATAAAGAATATTTAGAATGGTTAAGTCGATATCCAAACACTGTTGACTGagaatttaataaataattttttaaaattatgattATAGAGAATATTTAGAGTGGTTAAGTTGATATCAATACTTCTTAAAGCGCTTCTCTATTTTCATTCTCTTTTCAGAATTAGGGaagctttttaaattttttttatttttattttaaaatttgtttTGTGAAAGACAGAAATACCCGTAAGAATACTCTCAGTGTATCAGTAATTAAGGGCAGTTCGCAAGGAGAACTACTGTTTACAAGGTTTCAGATTTTGCCAGTACCCAAGAGAAAACAGTGGAAGGTTGGGATTTTGCTAGCTGcccaggaaaaaaaataaaggttGTGATCTTTTCTTGGAACAAGCTTCAGATTAGCgttgatacaacacatccatcacagATCCTGCCCATTCATCAGAGAGGATGCACCCATATTAGGTACAAAAAATCAAAGTAGCATATATACCCATCAATTGAGCCACACAACCACGACTAATTAACCTAAAAAACATCAAAGTAGCACACCTGTTAAGTGAGCCAGACATGCACGGCTCACTTAACACGACCTCAGAAAAAGTTGATGTTTTTTATTGGGTATTGGCAAAATCTGAACCCTTGtaagtgttcacaccccaagtgcagggttgtgatgtagtaataaactcggtaagaccgaggtcgaatccacagggactgatacctgtacgttatctgaaaccaagttgaactagaactagactaaaatgtgatctaaaccaaatagaatttaagaaataattgtggaacaattatctaaaactttaaggaattcagaggaaggaaactagggattcagaggatccacttgtagggatcagggagatcttatgcctgcattaagatttatggaaatcaaactgaacctacttgatctgatttttaagagatgaaaagtatatgaattagaatggattccatcatctaaccatgcccaggagacaaagcaaacaacagtattaaactaattaccaactaatcaacaatgtatgaagatcaggaaggatactgtcatcctaccatgcccatggaacaatgatgaacaacagggcttcctgacttcataaacataaaaagggaaaagaaatattcaaagccattgcaaacccattgtaatttcagtcacaacagaccattaaagactaagaaaaatattccttgaataatcaactacaatcacattcagtttataaattaaaggcacaaagtagaatctcccatctcactaaaGGCTTCACCTCTTCGCCCTAGCTAACGGATTTAGCCTAACAttatcataggaaaaagaagaaaaataaagaaaaaatacataaaaattccaaacacttctctctccgcctctttctctctatctgacgtcccctattcaagcatacccccTTCTCCaagtttggaactctttttatagcttttggagtggtggaaatcggatttgggaagctatcgcacgcgcagcgaaagccttttcgcagccaagttcggggcttcataactctcgcgttccttgcattatttctgtaaaatcagcgtctcttggaagtgttttggctggcctacacgatggacggttcagatctgccatatgatcaaagatggtgggccacaactgcttggaaagtccgatttcgcggacgtgcgtagcctttcgcacgtccggcgttgacgtgatcggtgggccccacagaggtattttctggaaaatccaccccgtccattggattcaggataaAATTTCAgtaaagaatggatggttttaaacgtccattgatgcggaatcagagaagaaatcacccaaacatcaatttgagcattgcagggcagtccacttatggcctctgtatcgtgcacgtgtgcttgcatgggtccaaaattttagtatgagtttgaagaaatcatggccctctacaagatggacggcttggattatccgtacaggccatgggtggggcccacttgcgtccgcaaaaacggacagttTCCGTCCGTTATACAGCGTCAATACGGCAATTGCTGCTGACCCTTTTACACGGTACAGTGCGGCTCGGCACatgtgtacctcatgtacacactTTGGTTATAcgggcctattgtaatgtatatgtaagatctgatccatccatttgtttcctcatcttatttaaaccgccgagactaaagttgagacagttccagatatcaggtgagcccagaatcaacggtttatgggctgatctatcagttggggtactttcatagtgatccgagggctgaaatttgatatgtacggttaatttatggccttcaggccatgtataaagttttgagccaatcagatggcgggaactatgtgatcttgcattcttcaccaatttcggacctctttaacgtgaatgacttgattttctcgaatctctggtgtgtaattccatcgatcttagtcccctggagtccgtcccttaccttgggtatcatcagagcgtcaaatccatggtttaagcaccctttttcagttcatgcttgtaaatacactctgcatcacaaacacgattaaatcaggctattaaacggtaacaatgattgtaaatccatgcaataactgggtctaatatgcaatatttgaccctcaacagtaagCTACTTCTATTACGATGAGTGCAGGAAGAGACTGCAAGCTACTTTTATTATGATGAGTGCCGATAATCTGTTTCCAGTAAAGCAATTTGATAAACATGAGGCGCAACTAGATGCAGAGGAACGCCCGCCATGagagggcgtggataaaacacttacatcacggtgggccccacagagccctgcccggacggtaatccgcgTCCCTATATGTATTGAAATGGTCTCTTGCCGCAGGAGACGGTCGGATTGCCTGCAAAGGGATGGGTggatcggtgggtcccacctctgtttctgaaatccacTCTTATCACTAGTTTCGAGACCCCgtgtttttagtggtgggcatttGATGGTTGGGGTGAGCTTATTCCATGTACACAATTTCCACATGAATTAGTGATATGGCTGATTTTAGGGGCTTGGGACAAACAGGGGCTGATGCATCtgatggtcggagtagatttcacCTCCTCCGTATTTGAGCTATGATCCGTTCAAGAGGTATGACACAAAAATGGTATGGATTTGATATATATAAAGTTTGTCTCACACAAAAATGCTTTACCTCTTATTAGATGGGTAAACTCCAATAATACATCCATCTGCTAATCACTAATAATACATAAACAcacagagagaagaagaagaagaacacaaCCCATTCTTACTAACAATACATTTCCCAACCATACttgttttaaatttaaaataccaaatttacaagaaaaaaataaaataaaaatccaaagtcCATTCTAATGAGGAGATTACCACTGCCGTGAAGTCGAAGCAACCTCTTCTAAATCTTCTTCTGCTCTTCTTTTCATTCCACGTCCTTCtccttcttcgtcttcttcgtcttcatcttcttcttcgtcttcgtcttcttcttcttcttcttcaaaaagAGGTCGGAGGAGTCTTTTGGTGTTGTGATCATCCCACGCCAATGCATCCCGCCATTCTTTGCTTCCTTGTATCTTTCCTTCCACATCAGATGTTGAGTTGCCCAAGGAAAGAGGGATCTTCTTCAGCCGAGGACAACCTTTTATAACAATCCATTTCAGGGAAGGGCAAATGATTACCTGCTTACAAATGCTTTTCAAATTCCCTAAATTAAACAATTGAAAAAACCTCAAGTTAGGGAGTAGGATAGTATCGTTATTGATGCTGTTATAACCTTCTTCTTCAACCATagcttcttctcctccttttatcACCTCCTCCATCTCACTGCATCCTTGAATATCAATGTATTCGAGGCATTGGAGGTGCTGAAACAATTCAAGTGACATGAGATTCTCCAATACATGGCATCCGTGGGCAGTCATGTGTGTGAGGGATGCGAATGAGCCAGGTAGCAAGACTCCCTCACACAGACCCCTCAAATTCGGAAGCTCTTCTAGACTCAGTGCCCGTATTGAGGGTAAAGACGTTATGGTGCTGTCGTCTCTTATTGGCAACAACCACTTCATGCTACTACAGGACCAGATGTCACATGTCTGTAAGCGTTGCAAGTGAGAGAGGCAGGGTAAGCTTGACAGATCGCAATCATGCATCTCCAACTTGACAATACTATCAGGAAGCACTAATGAATTACAACCAACAACATTTGCCTCTTCAGCAGACTGAACATAAAGCTCTTTAAGGTTAACCAAACATTCCATACCATCTGGCACTTCTTTGATGTCAGTATCAAagaggttcaaaattcttagaCGCTTCAGCTTTGCTAAGGACGGTACCTCCCTTAACCTTATACAATCATTTAATAAGAGTGCATGCAGGTTCTCCAAGTTTGAAACTGATGCTGGCAAATACTTAATCTGAGTGTCAGAGAGGTCGAGAACTCTGAGGCTGTTCATGCGATTGAAGAACTCATGAGAAATGTTGCCTGAGAGAGGGTTCTCTCTCAACAACAATGTGGAGAGTTTTGGGCAGTTTGGTTCGCCTGAAAGCATTTCAATTACATTTCTCATCAATGAAATTCTGTCAGCATCTTCAGGAAATTCTTCTATCCCAATTGATCCCCTTATTTGGATCCTAGCCTTGACCACAAACCGAGGGCTCTTCCTTGTAATGCCGATGGCCAAATCTCTTATTAAATCATGCATTATTATACACTCACCAAACCTCCTTACTAACATACAAACATCTATCAGTCCGTTTAATATTGTGTGGCCTTTGTCGATTTCCTTTTCCCTGTCTCCCATATCATCTATCAATCCTTCTGCCATCCAATACCTTATCAGCTCATCAGGAGAGAATTCATAGTCCTCTGGAAATAAAGCACAATACAAGAAACAAGATCGAACACTCTCAGATTTTAGTCTATCGtaactaaatttcaaaattggAAAAACTTCATCATTCATGCCTTCGATCTCTGTCGTTGAGCATTTTAACTCCTCTAATGCATTTCTCCATTCTCTAATGTCATC
Coding sequences:
- the LOC131249260 gene encoding probable disease resistance protein At1g61300, producing MEFIWEAAKYTWAQYDYGSNLKENLEVLKTQMRELRTRESDVKNELNTAKVMHGKKPKGEVTLWLENVEKITSQMTTIKEDYRQVGRHFLRSPVTLGKLVVKKIEEVAKLREKGRFSEGLFAHLLPEMGNMPTTKLVGKTTAERNLEKIWESLMDDEVRSIGVYGMGGVGKTTIMTHIHNRILQSSGIFGIAIWVTVSQDANIERLQKDIAIAIGLEFSHEYDEIRRSVKLFQALKRREKFIIILDDMWKKISLEKVGIPEGTTCKIVLTTRSKNVCRSMNCQKTIQVEVLSREEAWELFKSKLGADVVLSPEVEQIAKLVTEECDGLPLGIITVASAMREKDDIREWRNALEELKCSTTEIEGMNDEVFPILKFSYDRLKSESVRSCFLYCALFPEDYEFSPDELIRYWMAEGLIDDMGDREKEIDKGHTILNGLIDVCMLVRRFGECIIMHDLIRDLAIGITRKSPRFVVKARIQIRGSIGIEEFPEDADRISLMRNVIEMLSGEPNCPKLSTLLLRENPLSGNISHEFFNRMNSLRVLDLSDTQIKYLPASVSNLENLHALLLNDCIRLREVPSLAKLKRLRILNLFDTDIKEVPDGMECLVNLKELYVQSAEEANVVGCNSLVLPDSIVKLEMHDCDLSSLPCLSHLQRLQTCDIWSCSSMKWLLPIRDDSTITSLPSIRALSLEELPNLRGLCEGVLLPGSFASLTHMTAHGCHVLENLMSLELFQHLQCLEYIDIQGCSEMEEVIKGGEEAMVEEEGYNSINNDTILLPNLRFFQLFNLGNLKSICKQVIICPSLKWIVIKGCPRLKKIPLSLGNSTSDVEGKIQGSKEWRDALAWDDHNTKRLLRPLFEEEEEEDEDEEEDEDEEDEEGEGRGMKRRAEEDLEEVASTSRQW